A DNA window from Sphingomonas profundi contains the following coding sequences:
- a CDS encoding MFS transporter yields MTTDTAATADATGRHVPTRTLDALNFFLADVRDGLGPYLAIYLIAVRGPAHGWNEATVGVVLTIAGIVGLLAQTPAGVLIDRAKNKPRIIMVAALLVTLSSLSLPIVSGYAMVTITQSIAAMAGAVFAPAISAVTLGLVGPKLFAKRVGRNEAFNHAGNAVSAALAGVLAWKFGPVVVFWLMGGLTVASIGAAMRIRNDDIDNAVARGLDCEPEEDCEQPSAWRCLIENRPLMLFAAIAFTFHLANAAMLTSVGQLLAKTVGKDQATSLTAACIVAAQLVMVPVAIVVGRNAERWGTKPIFLVAFGFLAARGALYTVSNDPWWLVGVQAMDGVGAGIFGALFPVVIADLTKGSGRFNVSQGAVATAQGLGAALSATLAGSIIVAAGYSVSFLTLAAIAAVGFVLYLAAMPETKA; encoded by the coding sequence ATGACGACCGACACCGCCGCCACCGCCGACGCCACGGGCAGGCACGTGCCCACGCGCACGCTAGACGCGCTCAACTTCTTCCTGGCCGACGTGCGGGACGGGCTGGGGCCGTATCTGGCGATCTACCTGATCGCCGTGCGCGGCCCCGCGCACGGCTGGAACGAGGCGACCGTCGGCGTGGTGCTGACGATCGCCGGCATCGTCGGGCTGCTGGCGCAGACGCCGGCCGGCGTGCTGATCGATCGCGCGAAGAACAAGCCGCGGATCATCATGGTGGCGGCGCTGCTGGTGACGCTCAGCAGCCTGTCGCTGCCAATCGTCTCCGGCTACGCGATGGTGACGATCACGCAGTCGATCGCGGCGATGGCGGGCGCGGTGTTCGCGCCCGCTATATCGGCCGTCACGCTCGGCCTCGTCGGGCCGAAGCTGTTCGCCAAGCGGGTGGGCCGCAACGAGGCGTTCAACCATGCCGGCAACGCGGTATCGGCCGCGCTCGCCGGCGTGCTCGCCTGGAAGTTCGGCCCGGTCGTGGTGTTCTGGCTGATGGGCGGGCTAACCGTAGCCAGCATCGGCGCGGCGATGCGGATCAGGAACGACGACATCGACAATGCGGTCGCCCGCGGCCTGGACTGCGAGCCGGAGGAGGATTGCGAGCAGCCGAGCGCGTGGCGCTGCCTGATCGAGAACAGGCCGCTGATGCTGTTCGCGGCGATCGCCTTCACCTTCCACCTCGCCAACGCCGCGATGCTGACGTCGGTCGGGCAGCTGCTGGCCAAGACGGTGGGCAAGGATCAGGCGACCTCGCTGACGGCCGCCTGCATCGTCGCGGCGCAGCTCGTGATGGTGCCGGTCGCCATCGTCGTCGGCCGCAATGCGGAGCGCTGGGGCACGAAGCCGATCTTCCTCGTCGCCTTCGGCTTCCTGGCGGCGCGCGGCGCGCTCTACACCGTCTCGAACGATCCGTGGTGGCTGGTCGGCGTGCAAGCGATGGACGGGGTGGGCGCCGGCATATTCGGCGCGCTGTTTCCCGTCGTCATCGCCGATCTGACGAAGGGCTCGGGCCGCTTCAACGTGAGCCAGGGCGCGGTCGCGACGGCGCAGGGGCTGGGGGCGGCACTGTCGGCGACGCTGGCCGGATCGATCATCGTCGCGGCCGGGTACAGCGTCAGCTTCCTCACGCTGGCCGCGATCGCCGCCGTCGGCTTCGTCCTCTATCTGGCGGCCATGCCGGAGACGAAGGCGTGA
- a CDS encoding GntR family transcriptional regulator: MIGKAAGLCSGARMNQFSSSLPIWYQLTQILRTEILSGTRRHGDRLDPEVRMAQSYGISVVPVRQALRVLEQEGLVARRRGSGTYVSQPEHLSRETMTSLEALYSREFSKPAEIFERGVTDVPPQFARYFPASAQLAFVRRLAFRDERPWSYGKLYFADAHLDRLTADRLARYPLYRLLQEQYGISLVRSHFEVKAIAVDAEAASLLALEPFSPALSLTSIGFDKDGTAVGAYEMTFPSAPMVIQFETSHDSA, translated from the coding sequence ATGATAGGCAAGGCTGCCGGGTTGTGCTCTGGGGCGCGCATGAACCAATTCTCCTCCAGTCTGCCGATCTGGTATCAGCTGACGCAGATCCTCCGCACCGAAATTCTCAGTGGAACACGCCGGCACGGCGATCGGCTCGATCCCGAGGTACGGATGGCGCAATCCTATGGCATCAGCGTGGTGCCGGTACGACAGGCGCTGCGCGTGCTCGAACAGGAGGGCCTTGTCGCAAGGCGTCGCGGCAGCGGCACCTATGTCAGCCAGCCCGAGCATTTGTCCCGCGAGACGATGACTTCGCTGGAGGCGCTCTACTCGCGCGAGTTCTCGAAACCGGCGGAGATTTTTGAGCGGGGAGTGACGGACGTCCCGCCGCAGTTCGCGCGCTATTTCCCGGCCTCGGCGCAACTCGCCTTCGTTCGGCGGCTGGCGTTTCGCGACGAGCGGCCGTGGTCCTACGGCAAACTCTATTTCGCGGACGCACACCTCGATCGGCTGACCGCCGACCGTCTCGCGCGTTATCCCCTCTACCGCTTGCTCCAGGAGCAATATGGCATTTCCCTCGTCCGCTCGCACTTCGAGGTCAAGGCGATCGCCGTGGACGCCGAGGCGGCGTCGCTGCTCGCGCTCGAACCCTTTTCTCCTGCCTTGTCGCTGACCTCGATCGGCTTCGACAAGGACGGCACGGCAGTCGGCGCCTACGAGATGACGTTTCCCAGCGCTCCGATGGTCATCCAGTTCGAGACGTCGCACGATTCCGCCTGA
- a CDS encoding CocE/NonD family hydrolase has protein sequence MGGLGALTAILLAGALPAAAAAAPPVGEPSAPVGALFTYREVMVPMRDGARLQTVIMTPTNATGPLPILLTRTPYGVPDKAPAEIPPSRAALAADGYIFVYQNIRGRFKSEGVFSLTDDFKVTPGKGTIETHDGWDTIDWLVKNVPGNNGRVGIFGVSYSGYTSAATLLDPHPALKAVSEQASPADDWMNDDGHRYGALRLSYVFEYGVLEEADKTANTRFGFDRWDTYDWYLAAGPLSAFNDKYLHGRIGSWNDAVAHPDYDDFWQGQAWYKAIDRARVPTLNVAGFWDQEDPWGPWQIHRRAATSDPDGINLMVAGPWNHGAWRRDASKLGPMALGQDTGQSFRREIEAPFFAYWLHGKGQKPDYAARMFETGSNTWRTYKSWPPASTPTRLYLHADGSLSFTAPAPGEPAYREYVSDPANPVPYRQRPVSPTYPGGEWPDWESADQRFVDHRPDVLTFTSAPLEADLTIAGAVSAELFASTSGTDSDFVVKLIDVFPEQPQVTRAEDPLAEGPKPGEYARSPNGYQLPIAMEVRRGRFLRSFERPTPLPRDKAVKWQVPLRDRDHVFRAGHRIMVQVQSSWFPVIDRNPQTFVPSIPKATAADYVSARQRVYTSASLPSFIVLPLVLRRGEIM, from the coding sequence ATGGGCGGACTTGGCGCCTTGACGGCGATCCTGCTGGCCGGCGCCCTGCCCGCCGCCGCTGCCGCCGCTCCGCCGGTGGGCGAGCCTTCCGCCCCGGTCGGCGCGCTGTTCACATATCGCGAGGTGATGGTGCCGATGCGTGATGGCGCGCGGTTGCAGACCGTGATCATGACGCCGACGAACGCCACCGGGCCGCTGCCGATCCTGCTTACCCGCACGCCCTACGGCGTGCCGGACAAGGCGCCCGCCGAAATCCCGCCCTCCCGCGCGGCGCTGGCGGCGGACGGCTATATCTTCGTCTACCAGAACATCCGCGGCCGCTTCAAATCGGAGGGCGTGTTCAGCCTCACCGACGATTTCAAGGTGACGCCCGGCAAGGGCACGATCGAGACGCACGACGGCTGGGACACGATCGACTGGCTGGTGAAGAACGTGCCGGGCAACAACGGCCGCGTCGGCATCTTCGGCGTCTCGTACAGCGGCTACACCTCGGCGGCGACCCTGCTCGATCCGCATCCGGCGCTTAAGGCGGTGAGCGAGCAGGCCTCGCCCGCCGACGACTGGATGAACGACGACGGCCACCGCTACGGCGCGCTGCGGCTGAGCTACGTGTTCGAATATGGCGTGCTGGAAGAAGCCGACAAGACCGCCAACACCCGCTTCGGCTTCGACCGCTGGGACACGTATGACTGGTATCTCGCGGCCGGGCCGCTCTCGGCGTTCAACGACAAATATCTGCACGGCAGGATCGGCAGCTGGAACGACGCGGTGGCCCATCCCGACTATGACGATTTCTGGCAGGGCCAGGCCTGGTACAAGGCGATCGACCGGGCGCGCGTGCCGACCCTCAACGTCGCCGGCTTCTGGGATCAGGAGGATCCGTGGGGGCCGTGGCAGATCCACCGGCGGGCGGCGACGTCCGATCCCGACGGCATCAACCTGATGGTGGCGGGGCCGTGGAACCACGGCGCGTGGCGGCGCGACGCATCGAAGCTGGGGCCGATGGCGCTGGGGCAGGATACCGGCCAGAGCTTCCGCCGCGAGATCGAGGCGCCGTTCTTCGCCTACTGGCTGCACGGCAAGGGGCAGAAGCCGGACTATGCCGCCCGGATGTTCGAGACCGGATCGAACACATGGCGCACGTACAAGTCCTGGCCGCCGGCCTCCACTCCGACCAGATTGTACCTGCACGCGGACGGCAGCCTCAGCTTCACCGCGCCAGCCCCAGGCGAGCCGGCCTATCGCGAATATGTCAGCGACCCCGCCAATCCGGTGCCGTACCGGCAGCGCCCGGTCTCGCCCACCTACCCCGGCGGCGAGTGGCCGGACTGGGAGTCGGCCGACCAGCGTTTCGTCGACCACCGGCCCGACGTGCTGACCTTCACCAGCGCGCCGCTGGAGGCGGATCTGACGATCGCGGGGGCGGTGAGCGCGGAACTGTTCGCCTCCACCTCGGGCACGGACAGCGACTTCGTGGTCAAGCTGATCGACGTCTTTCCCGAACAGCCGCAGGTGACGCGCGCGGAAGATCCGCTGGCCGAAGGGCCGAAGCCCGGCGAATATGCGAGAAGCCCGAACGGCTACCAGCTGCCGATCGCGATGGAGGTGCGGCGCGGGCGCTTCCTCCGGAGCTTCGAGCGGCCGACGCCGCTGCCCCGCGACAAGGCCGTCAAGTGGCAGGTGCCGCTGCGCGACCGCGATCACGTGTTCCGCGCCGGGCACCGCATCATGGTGCAGGTGCAGTCCAGCTGGTTTCCCGTGATCGATCGCAATCCGCAGACGTTCGTGCCGAGCATTCCGAAAGCGACGGCGGCCGACTATGTATCGGCGCGACAGCGGGTGTACACATCCGCCAGCCTGCCCTCGTTCATCGTCCTGCCGCTAGTGCTCCGTCGAGGAGAGATCATGTGA
- a CDS encoding acyl-CoA dehydrogenase, whose protein sequence is MSRTAVINRRDLDFLLFDWLCLNDVLAYPRFEGHSVDDVAAMLTVAQDLAETEIAPHLRDSDSIEPRFERDGRVIVLPAVADGVRRIAELGIFGAVFDHDLGGLQLPNMVYVATMGLLMSGAIATPSFMLLTVGNARLIAAFGSPEQVDAFARPQAAGEALGTMCLSEPGAGSSLGDIRTIARPDGEDDLGRRFRLFGNKMWISGGDHDITDNIVHLVLAKVPGEDGRMVEGTRGISLFIVPKILPDGAENDVVVAGLNHKMGYRGLPNCALNFGEGHRQPAGDAGAIGWLIGEVGRGLPQMFQMMNEARISVGLGGAMLAYRGYLLSLDYARNRLQGRRPGQRTGAQIAIAEHADVKRMLLAQKAYCEGALALVLYSARLLDDETSGAGDAAEQAGALLALLTPVTKTWPSEFAQRSLDLAIQIHGGAGYTRDYEVEQLYRDNRLNPIHEGTTGIQAVDLAVRKIRGDDGRTLHALRLRVEATIATAKGSARLAAQAEAVAAAWAQVDSATRRLLDIADDAAAIVHATPFLFGLGHAVIGWLWLDVAAAAERRLATADSGGERSYLDGKIAAGRYFAEFELPRVAAWLHPIALDTDVIAAMQIHQFLGEAG, encoded by the coding sequence TTGTCTCGAACCGCCGTCATCAATCGCCGCGATCTGGACTTCCTGCTGTTCGACTGGCTCTGCCTGAACGACGTGCTGGCCTATCCTCGTTTCGAAGGACACAGCGTCGACGATGTCGCCGCCATGCTGACCGTAGCGCAGGACTTGGCCGAGACCGAGATCGCGCCGCACCTGCGCGACTCCGACAGCATCGAGCCGCGCTTCGAGCGGGATGGTCGGGTGATCGTGCTGCCGGCGGTGGCGGACGGCGTCCGCAGGATCGCCGAACTGGGCATCTTCGGTGCGGTCTTCGATCATGATCTGGGCGGGCTGCAACTGCCGAACATGGTCTATGTCGCCACCATGGGCCTGCTGATGAGCGGGGCGATCGCGACACCTTCGTTCATGCTGCTGACGGTGGGCAATGCGCGGCTGATCGCCGCCTTCGGATCGCCCGAGCAGGTGGACGCCTTCGCCCGCCCGCAGGCAGCGGGCGAGGCACTGGGAACGATGTGCCTGTCGGAGCCGGGCGCCGGCTCGTCGCTGGGGGACATCCGCACCATCGCCCGCCCGGACGGCGAGGACGATCTGGGACGCCGCTTCCGGCTGTTCGGGAACAAGATGTGGATCTCCGGCGGCGATCACGACATCACCGACAACATCGTCCACCTGGTGCTCGCCAAGGTGCCCGGGGAGGATGGCCGCATGGTCGAGGGGACGCGCGGTATCTCGCTGTTCATCGTCCCCAAGATCCTGCCGGACGGTGCCGAGAACGACGTCGTCGTGGCCGGATTGAACCACAAGATGGGGTATCGCGGCCTGCCGAACTGCGCGCTGAACTTCGGCGAGGGGCACCGCCAGCCCGCCGGCGACGCGGGGGCGATCGGCTGGCTGATCGGCGAGGTGGGCAGGGGCCTGCCGCAGATGTTCCAGATGATGAACGAAGCGCGCATCTCCGTTGGCCTGGGCGGCGCGATGCTGGCCTATCGCGGCTATCTGCTATCGCTTGACTATGCGCGGAACCGCCTGCAGGGCCGCCGCCCCGGCCAGCGCACGGGCGCGCAGATCGCCATCGCCGAACATGCCGACGTCAAGCGGATGCTGCTCGCGCAGAAGGCCTATTGCGAGGGGGCGCTGGCGCTGGTCCTCTATTCGGCGCGCCTGCTCGATGACGAGACGTCGGGCGCCGGCGACGCGGCCGAGCAGGCCGGGGCGCTGCTGGCGCTGCTGACGCCGGTGACGAAGACCTGGCCCAGCGAGTTCGCGCAGCGTTCGCTCGACCTGGCGATCCAGATCCACGGCGGGGCCGGTTACACGCGCGACTATGAGGTCGAGCAACTCTATCGCGACAATCGCCTGAACCCGATTCATGAGGGTACGACCGGCATCCAGGCGGTCGATCTCGCGGTCCGAAAGATCCGCGGCGACGATGGTCGGACGCTGCATGCCCTGCGCTTGCGGGTGGAGGCGACGATCGCCACGGCGAAAGGCTCGGCCCGCTTGGCCGCGCAGGCGGAGGCGGTCGCGGCTGCATGGGCGCAGGTAGACTCGGCAACGCGCCGCCTGCTCGACATCGCCGACGATGCCGCGGCGATCGTTCACGCCACGCCGTTCCTGTTTGGCTTAGGACATGCCGTGATCGGTTGGCTGTGGCTGGACGTTGCGGCGGCGGCCGAGCGACGGCTGGCGACGGCGGACAGCGGCGGCGAGCGCAGCTATCTGGACGGCAAGATCGCGGCCGGCCGCTACTTCGCCGAATTCGAATTGCCGCGCGTGGCGGCATGGCTCCACCCGATCGCCCTCGATACGGATGTGATCGCCGCAATGCAGATCCACCAGTTCCTGGGCGAGGCCGGTTGA
- a CDS encoding arsenic transporter produces MILPSVAIWTICAVAIAGVVVRPFRWPEAIWAMAGAAILVLAGLVAPAAALGAVGRGLDVYLFLIGMMLLSETAREHGLFDWIAATAAIHARGSSPRLFVLIYAAGIVTTTFLSNDATAVVLTPAVYAAARKAKAEPLPLLFACALIANAASFVLPISNPANIVLYGGTMPPLGRWLASFALPSIAAIGVTFVMLRWVERARIAGTCAADIARDKLSAGGKAALAGIVGTAALLLLASAFDTALGLPAALAGTITTLGVCGIARRSPLVPFRSVSWSVLPLVAGLFVLVEALTQTGVTAYVADLLRHASADPVRGAALAGTALAFVCNAMNNLPAGLLASIAVAQAEPARIVTDALLIGLDLGPNLSITGSLATILWLQAIRREGEDVGFWQFLKIGTVTMVPALIAAIGARLMLG; encoded by the coding sequence TTGATCCTGCCCTCGGTCGCCATCTGGACCATCTGCGCCGTCGCTATCGCGGGCGTCGTCGTGCGCCCCTTCCGCTGGCCGGAGGCGATCTGGGCCATGGCGGGGGCGGCCATCCTGGTGCTGGCCGGGCTCGTCGCGCCGGCCGCGGCGCTGGGCGCAGTGGGCCGGGGGCTGGACGTCTACCTTTTTCTCATCGGCATGATGCTGCTGAGCGAGACGGCGCGGGAACATGGCCTGTTCGACTGGATCGCGGCGACGGCGGCGATCCACGCGCGCGGATCCTCGCCGCGCCTGTTCGTGCTGATCTACGCGGCCGGGATCGTCACCACCACCTTCCTGTCGAACGATGCCACCGCCGTGGTGCTGACGCCGGCCGTCTACGCCGCCGCGCGCAAGGCCAAGGCGGAGCCGCTGCCGCTGCTGTTCGCCTGCGCGCTGATCGCCAACGCGGCCAGCTTCGTGCTGCCGATCTCGAACCCGGCCAACATCGTCCTCTACGGCGGCACGATGCCGCCGCTCGGGCGATGGCTCGCATCGTTCGCGCTGCCCTCCATAGCGGCGATCGGGGTGACGTTCGTGATGCTGCGCTGGGTTGAACGCGCCCGCATCGCCGGCACCTGCGCCGCCGATATCGCGCGGGACAAGCTTTCGGCGGGCGGCAAGGCGGCGCTGGCCGGCATCGTCGGCACGGCGGCGCTGCTCCTCCTCGCCTCCGCCTTCGATACCGCGCTGGGGCTGCCCGCCGCGCTGGCCGGCACGATCACCACCCTTGGCGTGTGCGGCATCGCGCGGCGATCGCCGCTGGTCCCGTTCCGCTCCGTCTCGTGGAGCGTGCTGCCGCTCGTGGCGGGCCTGTTCGTGCTGGTCGAGGCGCTGACGCAGACCGGCGTCACAGCTTACGTCGCCGATCTGCTGCGGCACGCCTCGGCCGATCCGGTGCGCGGCGCGGCGCTGGCCGGCACGGCGCTGGCGTTCGTCTGCAACGCGATGAACAACCTGCCGGCCGGCCTGCTCGCCAGCATCGCGGTAGCGCAGGCGGAGCCGGCGCGGATCGTGACCGATGCGCTGCTGATCGGCCTCGATCTCGGCCCCAATCTGTCGATCACCGGATCGCTCGCCACGATCCTGTGGCTGCAGGCGATCCGGCGCGAGGGCGAGGATGTCGGCTTCTGGCAGTTCCTGAAGATCGGAACGGTGACGATGGTCCCGGCGCTGATCGCGGCGATCGGCGCCCGCCTGATGCTCGGCTGA